A stretch of the Prochlorococcus marinus str. MIT 0918 genome encodes the following:
- a CDS encoding o-succinylbenzoate synthase, with amino-acid sequence MNLQLKSKPFSFPLTKPLQTSTGVIKEKKGWLIKLRNDRGRIGWGEISPLQISELQICARIINNLSTTTSREALEKKIKTWPGSLGFAIGAALAEIDGLIGSESKQNWLKVSSSALLLPTDKSLILSTLDSFLEKNQLLQKSLTYKWKVTNSSNNFNINLVKQILFRIPKNSLLRIDANGSWNRKQAKDWADLLHNEPKLEWLEQPLPFNDIEGLQELANQIPVALDESLILYPSLRKTWKNWQVRRPLLEGDPRDLLAELSTKNSYKTISTCFETGIGRRWVEHFAALQQKGATPTQPGLAPGWCPNGPLFSYNPQLVWDAA; translated from the coding sequence ATGAATCTACAACTCAAATCTAAGCCCTTCTCATTCCCTTTAACTAAACCACTCCAAACTTCAACAGGAGTTATCAAAGAAAAAAAAGGCTGGTTAATTAAACTTCGAAATGACAGAGGGAGAATAGGCTGGGGAGAAATTTCCCCATTGCAAATATCAGAACTACAAATATGCGCAAGAATAATAAATAATCTAAGTACTACAACTTCTCGCGAAGCCTTAGAAAAAAAAATAAAAACATGGCCAGGCTCTCTTGGATTTGCCATTGGAGCTGCTTTAGCAGAAATAGATGGTTTAATCGGTAGCGAATCCAAACAAAATTGGCTAAAGGTCTCTTCATCTGCATTATTATTGCCTACTGATAAATCGCTAATATTAAGCACACTCGATTCATTTCTAGAAAAAAATCAACTGTTACAAAAAAGTCTTACTTATAAATGGAAAGTCACTAATTCTTCTAATAACTTCAACATTAATTTAGTAAAGCAAATACTTTTTCGAATACCTAAAAATTCACTGTTAAGGATAGATGCAAATGGTTCCTGGAATCGCAAGCAAGCTAAAGACTGGGCAGATCTATTACATAATGAGCCTAAACTTGAATGGCTAGAACAACCTCTTCCTTTTAATGATATTGAAGGGTTACAAGAATTAGCAAATCAAATACCTGTTGCTCTAGATGAATCACTAATACTCTACCCTTCATTAAGAAAAACTTGGAAGAATTGGCAAGTAAGACGGCCACTATTAGAAGGGGATCCAAGAGATTTGCTTGCCGAGCTAAGTACAAAAAATAGTTATAAAACAATCAGTACATGTTTTGAAACTGGAATTGGTCGACGTTGGGTAGAACATTTCGCAGCATTGCAGCAAAAAGGAGCTACTCCTACCCAGCCTGGGTTGGCTCCAGGCTGGTGTCCCAATGGACCACTTTTTTCCTATAACCCACAATTAGTGTGGGATGCTGCATGA
- a CDS encoding cysteine desulfurase family protein has product MKTSPLAFDYQSTTPCSPRVVEAMNPFWNEFWGNPSNRQNSLGLNASASISIAREQLASFFKISPERLIFTSGATEANNLALLGHARAQLYEKGRPGHVITLSTEHHSVLEPLRQLKKEGFRVTELIPDLNGIISLETLIDAFEDDTFLVSIMAANNEIGVLQPIEEIASLCKIRGVIFHSDYTQCFGNLPIEIDKLGVDLLSISGHKIYGPKGIGLLIMCNNCPLQPLQWGGDQEHGLRAGTVPVPLVIGLAKAAEIAIEEMDMNVQNLRFLRDQLWKGLNLQIPDLVINGSLDKRLPNNLNFTVLGVQGSRLHKKLRLVLTCSSGSACSNGYPSHVLMSLGRTIKEAEASLRLSLGRETTLNEVELAVEAISKVVKDLRT; this is encoded by the coding sequence ATGAAGACATCTCCACTGGCTTTTGATTATCAATCCACAACACCTTGCTCCCCAAGGGTTGTAGAAGCTATGAATCCTTTTTGGAATGAGTTTTGGGGTAACCCATCTAATCGCCAAAATAGTTTAGGCCTTAATGCTTCAGCATCAATAAGCATTGCGCGAGAACAATTGGCCTCTTTTTTTAAAATTTCTCCAGAAAGGTTGATTTTTACCAGTGGTGCTACAGAAGCTAATAATTTGGCATTGCTTGGCCATGCCAGAGCTCAATTATATGAAAAGGGACGTCCTGGGCATGTCATAACACTTTCAACTGAACATCACTCTGTTCTTGAGCCATTGAGACAACTGAAGAAAGAAGGATTTCGTGTCACCGAATTAATACCTGATCTAAATGGAATTATTTCACTAGAGACTTTAATTGACGCTTTTGAGGATGATACATTTTTAGTAAGTATTATGGCTGCTAATAATGAAATAGGCGTCTTGCAACCTATTGAAGAAATTGCTTCTTTATGTAAAATACGTGGAGTAATATTTCATAGTGATTATACTCAATGCTTTGGTAATTTACCTATTGAGATTGACAAATTAGGAGTTGATTTATTAAGTATTAGTGGTCATAAAATATATGGTCCAAAAGGTATTGGTTTATTAATTATGTGTAATAACTGCCCATTACAACCTTTGCAATGGGGTGGAGATCAAGAACATGGTTTAAGGGCTGGAACAGTACCAGTTCCTTTAGTAATAGGTCTTGCTAAAGCAGCTGAAATAGCTATAGAAGAGATGGATATGAATGTTCAAAACTTGAGATTTCTTCGTGATCAATTATGGAAAGGTTTGAATCTACAAATCCCTGACTTAGTAATAAATGGTTCTTTGGATAAGCGATTACCCAATAATTTGAATTTCACTGTTTTGGGAGTTCAAGGTAGTCGCTTGCATAAAAAGCTAAGGTTGGTTCTTACTTGTAGCAGTGGATCTGCGTGTAGCAACGGATATCCTTCTCATGTGTTGATGTCACTTGGGAGAACAATTAAAGAAGCTGAGGCTTCACTCCGACTTAGCTTAGGACGAGAAACAACTTTGAATGAGGTTGAATTAGCTGTAGAAGCTATTTCGAAAGTAGTAAAGGATTTAAGAACTTAG
- a CDS encoding NAD(P)H-quinone oxidoreductase subunit H: MSQLETRTEPMVVNFGPHHPSMHGVLRLVVTLDGEDVIDCEPVIGYLHRGMEKIAENRTNVMYVPYVSRMDYAAGMFYEAIVVNAPERLANISIPKRASYIRVLMLELNRIANHLLWLGPFLADVGAQTPFFYIFREREMIYDLWEAATGQRLINNNYFRIGGVAADLPWGWLEKCQDFCNWFGPKIDEYEKLITNNPIFRRRIEGLGAISKDQALNWSLSGPMLRASGVAWDLRKVDHYECYDDFDWAIACEKEGDCYARYRVRIEEMRESLKILRQACEMIPGGPTENLEASRMKEGKTSPFAGFDYQYVAKKVAPTFKIPQGELYTRLESGKGEIGVFIQGNNDVTPWRFKIRAADLNNLQILPHILKGAKVADIMAILGSIDVIMGSVDR; encoded by the coding sequence ATGTCGCAGCTTGAAACGCGAACGGAGCCAATGGTGGTTAATTTTGGCCCCCATCATCCTTCGATGCACGGTGTTTTGCGTTTAGTAGTCACACTTGATGGAGAGGATGTAATTGATTGTGAGCCAGTCATTGGTTATCTACATCGTGGCATGGAGAAAATTGCTGAAAATAGAACAAATGTAATGTATGTGCCTTATGTAAGTCGAATGGATTATGCGGCTGGGATGTTTTATGAAGCAATTGTGGTAAATGCACCAGAACGCTTGGCAAATATATCTATTCCAAAGCGAGCTAGCTACATTCGAGTATTAATGTTGGAATTAAATAGAATCGCAAATCACCTGCTTTGGTTAGGACCGTTTTTGGCAGATGTGGGAGCCCAAACACCATTTTTCTATATTTTTAGAGAGCGAGAAATGATTTATGACCTTTGGGAAGCTGCAACCGGTCAAAGATTAATTAATAATAATTATTTTCGCATTGGTGGTGTTGCTGCTGATTTGCCATGGGGCTGGCTTGAAAAATGCCAAGATTTCTGCAATTGGTTTGGTCCAAAGATTGATGAATATGAAAAACTAATTACTAATAATCCAATTTTTAGACGTCGTATTGAAGGTTTAGGTGCGATATCGAAAGATCAAGCACTGAATTGGAGTTTGTCCGGACCAATGTTGCGTGCATCTGGAGTGGCTTGGGATTTAAGAAAAGTTGATCATTATGAGTGTTATGACGATTTTGATTGGGCAATTGCTTGTGAAAAAGAAGGTGATTGTTATGCCCGCTATCGAGTCAGAATTGAGGAAATGCGTGAATCGTTAAAAATTTTACGACAAGCTTGTGAAATGATTCCTGGAGGCCCTACAGAAAATCTTGAGGCTTCACGAATGAAAGAAGGAAAAACTAGTCCTTTTGCAGGTTTTGATTATCAATATGTTGCTAAAAAAGTTGCTCCAACATTCAAAATTCCTCAAGGTGAACTTTATACGCGTTTAGAATCAGGTAAAGGGGAAATAGGTGTCTTTATTCAAGGAAATAATGATGTCACTCCATGGCGATTTAAAATACGTGCTGCTGATCTAAATAATTTGCAAATCCTTCCTCATATTTTGAAGGGTGCAAAAGTGGCTGACATTATGGCAATTCTTGGCTCAATAGACGTAATTATGGGTTCTGTTGACCGCTGA
- the menA gene encoding 2-carboxy-1,4-naphthoquinone phytyltransferase: MKDKNAVASLHSSKKQRRHLWKKAIKWPLYSVAIMPVLLAAGWTIGAREDLRLDQLLGFLIASIFLLIWENLTNDLFDSATGVDEFKFHSVVTLTGKRRLVRNLAYFALLLGLLLILILALRSHVAVFLLVIGSCALGYLYQGPPFRLGYQGWGEPLCWIAFGPFATASALLVISTNANVIPWSTATLLGGGPALATTLVLFCANFHQVVEDSAHGKKTLLVRLGTHRASDLVPWFVILTFGLEFIPIIYGHWPITSLLGLIGLPPAIKLIRLLKKHHNHPEMISESKFLALRFQTLNGIGLGIGLGINPFFEQGFLS, from the coding sequence ATGAAAGACAAAAATGCTGTTGCATCACTTCATTCTTCAAAAAAACAAAGAAGGCACTTATGGAAAAAAGCCATTAAATGGCCACTGTATTCAGTGGCCATTATGCCGGTATTATTAGCAGCAGGATGGACGATAGGAGCAAGAGAAGATTTACGGTTAGACCAATTACTTGGATTTCTAATAGCTTCTATTTTTCTTTTAATCTGGGAAAACTTAACTAATGATCTATTTGATTCAGCAACAGGAGTTGATGAATTTAAGTTCCACTCTGTCGTTACACTAACTGGAAAAAGACGATTAGTTCGAAACCTTGCCTATTTTGCACTTTTACTAGGATTGTTATTAATTCTAATTCTGGCACTAAGAAGTCATGTTGCTGTTTTTTTATTAGTAATAGGCAGTTGCGCCCTTGGTTATCTGTATCAAGGTCCTCCTTTTAGACTCGGATATCAAGGTTGGGGAGAACCTCTGTGTTGGATTGCATTTGGGCCCTTTGCTACAGCTTCAGCACTTTTAGTTATCTCAACTAACGCAAACGTAATCCCTTGGAGTACAGCGACTTTACTAGGAGGAGGGCCAGCTTTGGCAACTACATTAGTACTATTTTGTGCCAATTTTCATCAAGTGGTCGAGGATTCTGCACATGGCAAAAAGACATTATTAGTGCGCTTAGGGACTCATAGAGCTTCTGATTTAGTACCTTGGTTTGTAATACTAACTTTTGGATTGGAATTCATCCCAATCATTTATGGTCACTGGCCAATTACATCTTTATTAGGATTAATTGGATTGCCGCCTGCCATTAAATTAATTCGTTTACTTAAAAAGCACCACAACCATCCTGAAATGATTAGTGAAAGTAAGTTTTTAGCCTTACGTTTTCAAACATTAAATGGAATTGGATTAGGCATTGGGTTAGGAATTAATCCTTTCTTTGAGCAAGGGTTTTTAAGCTAA
- a CDS encoding response regulator transcription factor yields the protein MSDQQQSTLEDQPKARVLLVDDEPGIRNAVQAYLNDEGFDVSTAVDGEDGLQKAQQILPDVVITDVMMPRCDGYELLKKIREDERLGGTPVIFLTAKGMTIDRTQGYQAGVDDYIPKPFDPDELVARVKNVVKRQERLLAEAARFADTDVGQMAKQITEIKSMLTQSDTNATRKDIVIPSFTPREASVLQLVAEGLMNKEIARQLETSIRNVEKYVSRLFIKTGTSSRTELVRYALENHLVT from the coding sequence ATGAGTGATCAACAACAATCAACTCTAGAAGATCAGCCAAAAGCTCGGGTTTTATTAGTTGACGATGAGCCAGGCATTAGGAATGCTGTCCAGGCTTATCTAAACGATGAAGGTTTTGATGTATCAACAGCCGTAGATGGTGAAGATGGACTTCAAAAAGCTCAACAAATACTTCCAGATGTAGTCATTACTGATGTAATGATGCCTAGGTGCGATGGCTACGAACTACTCAAGAAAATACGAGAGGATGAAAGGCTTGGAGGGACCCCAGTTATTTTTTTAACTGCGAAAGGAATGACCATAGACCGTACTCAGGGTTATCAAGCAGGGGTGGATGACTACATACCCAAACCATTTGACCCAGATGAATTAGTTGCAAGAGTTAAGAATGTTGTCAAAAGGCAAGAAAGGTTACTTGCAGAAGCAGCTCGATTCGCAGATACAGATGTTGGGCAAATGGCTAAGCAGATTACAGAAATAAAATCAATGCTTACTCAAAGTGATACAAATGCAACAAGGAAAGACATTGTTATTCCTAGCTTTACCCCTCGTGAGGCTAGTGTTCTGCAACTAGTAGCAGAGGGATTAATGAATAAAGAAATAGCAAGACAACTAGAAACTTCCATCCGCAATGTAGAAAAGTATGTAAGTCGCTTGTTTATTAAGACTGGAACCTCAAGCAGAACTGAACTCGTTAGATATGCACTTGAAAACCACCTTGTCACTTAA
- the rsmH gene encoding 16S rRNA (cytosine(1402)-N(4))-methyltransferase RsmH: MKEESKVVTSNFKHTPVLAKELLEAISKLPNVLLEKGMMVDATIGAGEHAALVLKSFPSFNIIGLDQDPNAIETASKRLLSFESRVKLISSNFADFIPQEKVACVFADLGVSSPQIDHANRGFSFRFNGPIDMRMNPSKGMTAKELIEQLDEKSLADLIYKYGEEKFSRRIARKIKNDLLMKGPYEGTTELAYAIGGCYPNKLRYGRIHPATKTFQALRIAINNEIEALEKLLKTAPNWLLPGGIFGVISFHSLEDRLVKHSFTKDDRLRRLTKKPIIASENEKNINPRSRSAKFRIAIKK; the protein is encoded by the coding sequence ATGAAAGAAGAATCAAAGGTTGTCACATCCAATTTCAAACACACACCTGTTTTGGCTAAAGAATTATTGGAAGCAATTAGCAAACTCCCCAATGTATTACTGGAAAAAGGCATGATGGTTGATGCAACTATTGGAGCTGGGGAGCATGCTGCCTTAGTACTTAAAAGTTTTCCAAGTTTTAACATTATTGGCTTAGATCAAGATCCAAATGCCATTGAAACAGCATCCAAACGACTTCTTTCCTTTGAATCCAGAGTAAAACTTATTTCATCTAATTTTGCTGATTTTATTCCCCAAGAAAAAGTTGCTTGTGTTTTTGCTGATTTAGGCGTAAGCAGTCCTCAAATCGATCATGCCAATAGAGGCTTCAGCTTTCGTTTTAATGGACCAATTGACATGCGAATGAATCCAAGCAAAGGCATGACAGCAAAAGAACTAATAGAACAATTAGATGAAAAATCTCTTGCTGATCTGATTTATAAATACGGAGAAGAAAAGTTTTCTAGACGAATAGCAAGAAAAATCAAAAATGACCTTTTAATGAAAGGTCCTTATGAAGGCACTACTGAACTTGCATATGCCATAGGAGGATGTTATCCAAATAAATTAAGGTATGGTCGCATTCATCCAGCAACAAAAACTTTTCAAGCACTACGCATTGCCATTAATAATGAAATAGAAGCTCTTGAGAAACTTTTAAAAACAGCTCCAAATTGGCTTTTACCTGGTGGAATCTTTGGTGTGATTAGCTTTCATTCTCTTGAAGATAGATTGGTTAAACACTCCTTTACAAAAGATGATCGACTTAGACGCCTCACTAAGAAGCCAATTATTGCAAGTGAAAATGAAAAAAACATTAATCCTAGAAGTAGAAGTGCAAAATTTCGAATCGCTATCAAAAAATAG
- a CDS encoding acyl-CoA thioesterase, which yields MKSIKREDFLHLQRTVRFGDTDAAGVIHFHHLLRWCHEAWEESLENYGLQAVEIFPSSKDLAVDLSIALPIVHCEADFFSPIRISEKLAIELCPVRLDISSFEVQYKFQSDRSNVAVALIRHRSINPDTRSLCELPNKIHLWLESAAVNHGISSL from the coding sequence GTGAAATCTATTAAGAGGGAAGATTTTTTGCATTTACAGCGTACTGTTCGGTTTGGTGATACTGATGCTGCAGGGGTAATTCATTTTCACCATTTACTTAGATGGTGTCATGAAGCTTGGGAAGAAAGTCTTGAGAACTATGGGCTTCAAGCAGTTGAGATATTTCCATCCTCTAAAGATTTAGCAGTAGACTTATCGATTGCATTGCCAATTGTTCATTGTGAAGCGGATTTTTTTTCTCCCATTCGCATTAGTGAAAAATTGGCTATTGAGCTTTGTCCAGTCAGATTAGACATTAGTAGTTTTGAAGTTCAATACAAGTTCCAATCAGATCGGTCCAATGTTGCAGTTGCTTTAATAAGACATCGGTCGATCAATCCAGATACACGTTCTTTGTGTGAGTTGCCAAATAAGATTCATCTCTGGTTAGAATCAGCTGCTGTTAACCACGGTATTAGTTCTCTTTAG
- a CDS encoding AMP-binding protein, which produces MNQLKSISWTGEDPEEYIKELAQAIDKGCWVELRSGNKQQSILKENLLPHEPGIIIQGGGTSGRYQLCLHPYRHLDQSALATGQWLQSISLDPKNCQIVNGLPMCHVSGLLPWWRSRCWGAKYISIKPAIMNNPYELEAQSLSLIDQNKSPLITSLVPTQLTRLIQHPSGIRWLQLFSVIWVGGSAISQHIAKQARILNIRLAPCYGTTETAAMITSQNPEHFLSGNNLLGIPLNDIQLRIGINNALQIRTKRIAKFLTENGELKSIASNNGWWESGDAAELVIDNQMQQLKILGRRDTAINSGGEIVFPEQLQIKLLEAAQKKSIPIDSLLLLPIKNMEWGERIVALVRFNAETINISHQPFLSKLKNITNDWLPYEKPMNWFNCPELSRNKLGKWELQKWQAWVKAKEN; this is translated from the coding sequence ATGAACCAGCTAAAATCTATAAGCTGGACAGGGGAAGATCCTGAAGAATATATCAAGGAACTTGCTCAAGCAATTGACAAAGGCTGTTGGGTCGAATTGCGCTCGGGTAATAAACAACAAAGCATTCTTAAAGAAAACTTATTACCTCATGAACCAGGGATAATTATTCAAGGGGGGGGAACTAGTGGAAGATATCAATTATGTCTACATCCTTATAGACATCTAGATCAATCAGCATTAGCAACTGGTCAATGGTTGCAATCTATTTCGTTAGACCCAAAAAATTGTCAAATAGTAAATGGGCTGCCCATGTGCCATGTAAGTGGACTACTACCTTGGTGGAGAAGTCGATGCTGGGGTGCAAAATATATATCTATAAAGCCTGCAATAATGAATAACCCTTATGAACTAGAGGCCCAATCACTTAGTTTAATTGATCAGAACAAAAGTCCACTAATTACATCTTTAGTACCAACTCAACTCACTCGTCTCATTCAGCATCCTTCTGGAATTCGTTGGTTACAATTATTCTCCGTAATTTGGGTGGGAGGATCAGCTATTTCACAGCACATAGCCAAACAAGCCAGAATCCTAAATATTCGTTTAGCACCTTGTTATGGCACAACTGAGACAGCAGCTATGATTACCTCTCAAAATCCAGAGCATTTCTTATCTGGAAATAATCTTTTAGGCATACCTTTAAATGATATTCAATTGCGAATTGGAATTAATAATGCACTACAAATTCGAACAAAGAGGATAGCTAAATTTTTAACAGAAAATGGCGAGCTCAAATCGATTGCAAGTAACAATGGATGGTGGGAATCAGGAGATGCTGCAGAATTAGTTATTGATAATCAAATGCAACAACTCAAAATTCTTGGAAGAAGAGATACAGCTATAAATTCTGGTGGGGAAATTGTTTTCCCAGAACAATTACAAATCAAGCTTCTAGAAGCTGCTCAAAAAAAAAGCATTCCAATAGATTCCTTATTGCTTCTACCTATAAAAAATATGGAGTGGGGAGAACGAATAGTTGCACTTGTAAGATTCAATGCAGAAACAATCAACATTAGCCATCAACCATTTTTATCAAAATTGAAAAATATTACTAATGATTGGTTACCTTATGAAAAACCAATGAATTGGTTCAATTGCCCAGAATTATCAAGAAATAAATTAGGCAAATGGGAACTTCAAAAATGGCAAGCCTGGGTCAAGGCTAAAGAGAACTAA
- a CDS encoding N-acetylglucosamine-6-phosphate deacetylase produces the protein MRNLINIQIPSSSPNCDVKNLWWISIDDDGKILSIAPMSTASDINVHEDWDGDWISPRGIDLQINGGLGLAFNEIDSNHLPKLIELLDYLWADGVEAICPTLVSCSVSALRNALEVFRLAREQTANNRCKLLGAHLEGPFLSKFYRGAHQTKYICLPSLEELDQRISGFEADISLVTIAPELPGASDVIRKLQNLGILVSLGHSGADSKISSLSFDLGISMLTHTFNAMPGLHHRDPGPIAEALNHGQIALGLIADGFHVHPHLAVILKQLASDQIYLVSDALAPYGLEEKQFIWDKRLLNIEKGICRLENGTLAGTTISLLEGCKRLAKWTGDPSAAIWYATVSPRLVLQKNKQIKDCFIGKPLETLLRWHSDKQSSLLKWTPA, from the coding sequence ATGCGTAATCTGATTAATATTCAAATTCCTAGCTCATCACCTAATTGCGATGTAAAAAATTTGTGGTGGATTTCCATTGATGACGATGGAAAGATTCTTTCAATTGCTCCTATGTCAACTGCTTCTGATATTAATGTGCATGAAGACTGGGATGGAGATTGGATTAGTCCTAGAGGTATTGATTTACAAATAAACGGAGGTTTAGGCTTAGCTTTTAATGAGATTGACTCTAACCATTTACCTAAACTAATTGAGCTTCTAGACTACCTTTGGGCCGATGGGGTAGAGGCTATTTGTCCAACGTTGGTGAGTTGTAGTGTTTCAGCGTTGCGGAATGCTTTAGAGGTTTTTCGACTTGCGAGAGAGCAAACTGCTAACAATAGATGCAAGCTTTTAGGTGCACACCTTGAAGGACCTTTTTTGTCTAAGTTCTATAGAGGAGCTCATCAAACAAAATATATTTGTTTACCAAGCTTAGAAGAATTGGATCAAAGAATCAGCGGTTTTGAGGCTGATATTTCATTGGTAACTATTGCTCCAGAGCTCCCAGGGGCTTCTGATGTGATTAGGAAGTTACAGAATTTAGGAATATTGGTTTCTTTAGGTCATTCAGGAGCTGATTCCAAAATTAGCAGTCTTTCTTTTGATTTAGGTATTAGCATGCTAACTCATACTTTCAATGCAATGCCTGGGTTGCATCATCGAGATCCTGGACCTATTGCAGAGGCTTTAAATCATGGCCAGATTGCTTTAGGTTTAATAGCTGATGGATTTCATGTTCATCCTCATCTTGCAGTCATTCTCAAGCAGTTAGCTTCTGATCAGATCTATTTAGTTAGTGATGCATTAGCACCTTATGGTTTAGAAGAAAAACAATTTATATGGGACAAACGTTTATTAAATATTGAAAAGGGTATTTGTCGCTTAGAGAATGGAACATTGGCAGGGACCACTATTTCTTTGTTGGAAGGATGTAAAAGACTTGCGAAATGGACTGGAGATCCTTCTGCTGCTATTTGGTATGCAACAGTATCGCCTAGACTGGTTTTACAAAAAAACAAACAAATTAAAGATTGTTTTATAGGAAAACCTTTAGAAACATTACTTAGATGGCATTCTGATAAACAGTCAAGTTTACTGAAGTGGACTCCCGCTTAG
- the bchM gene encoding magnesium protoporphyrin IX methyltransferase, protein MVEEGLQQLKQSEKAEVVTYFNGTGFERWNRIYSNSEEVNKVQRNIRIGHQKTVDDVLSWIKETGGINETSFCDAGCGVGSLCLPLVALGAGSIAASDISEAMVLETKRRAESQGLDMRRMTFNTSDLESLTGSFHTVICLDVFIHYPQKAAEEMVRHLCNLSEKRLIVSFAPYTPLLALLKKIGQFFPGPSKTTRAYILREKGIVNAALQSGFKLKRRKLNQAPFYFSQLIEFCRD, encoded by the coding sequence ATGGTTGAAGAAGGATTGCAACAACTGAAGCAGTCAGAAAAGGCTGAGGTAGTTACTTATTTCAACGGGACTGGTTTTGAACGTTGGAATCGAATTTATAGCAATAGTGAAGAAGTGAATAAGGTTCAACGTAATATTCGAATAGGGCATCAAAAAACTGTGGATGATGTTCTTTCTTGGATTAAAGAGACAGGAGGGATTAATGAAACAAGTTTTTGTGACGCAGGTTGTGGAGTTGGTAGTCTTTGTTTACCACTAGTCGCTTTGGGCGCAGGTTCGATTGCTGCTAGTGATATTTCCGAAGCAATGGTTTTAGAGACGAAGCGGCGAGCTGAGTCACAGGGATTGGATATGAGAAGAATGACTTTTAATACTTCTGATCTTGAGAGTTTGACTGGATCATTTCATACAGTTATTTGCTTAGATGTATTTATTCATTACCCTCAAAAAGCGGCTGAAGAAATGGTTCGACATTTATGTAATTTAAGTGAAAAAAGATTGATTGTTAGCTTTGCTCCTTATACCCCTTTATTAGCTTTATTGAAAAAAATTGGCCAATTTTTCCCTGGTCCAAGTAAGACTACACGTGCTTATATTTTGAGGGAAAAAGGTATTGTTAATGCTGCTTTGCAATCTGGTTTTAAGCTAAAACGAAGAAAATTGAATCAAGCACCTTTTTATTTCTCTCAATTAATTGAATTTTGTAGAGATTAG